TTTCATCTCTTGGATCAAGGTCTTTTCCCCTTAGGTCCTTAAGTTCAAGAGGGTGGCCATGGGTATCAAGGGGAAGGGTAATTTCTGTATCAAGATAAAAAAGCCTTAAAGAGAAGGGTTCTTTCTCAAAGAGGGCTCCAAGATTTTCCCCAATTTCAATAAGATTTAGGGCTCTAAATCTTTCTTTGAGATATTTTAAATTTTCAAGGAGTTGATTAAAGGAAAGCTTTGAGCTCAAGAGTTCTTGAGGTAGGCTTTCAAGAGGAAGATAGGGGCATTTTTCAGGGGCTGCTTCTTTACTGAAGACTTTTAGGGCAAAAAGGAGGCAGGACTCAAAGCCACATTCTTTACAATTTGTCTTTGGAAGAAGCTTCAAAAGATCAAGATAACTTTTCATCAAAGTAAAAATTTAAGAGAGATTTTCAGAAAAGCAAGTCAAAATATAAGCGTCCACATTTTTTGAGACTTAAATCTGCCTTTTTGGGAGATAAATCTGCATTTCCTTTTATGATTAACTATAAAGCCTCCCCTGTATAAATTTGTGAAGCCTTTGATTCAACCTACGCGTTTTATTAGCCCTTTTGTAGGGACGAACTTAAGTGTTTGCCTGTTATGTGTTCCCTATTTTCATCCTTCTTTCTTTGTAAGGATGTGAACTTATGTAAAAAGAGGGCAAATTTAAAATCTTTTATTTTTGATTAACAATATATTGACTTTTTAAAAAACTTTAATAAATAATTTATTAACTTAAAATATTATTGGAGGTGGCTTATGAAGAAGGGGGTTTCAAGGAGGGAGGTATTAAAGTCTGCTGGGCTTGCTGCTTCTTTTTTGGTTTTTCAAAAGAGTTTTTCTCTTGCCAAAGGGGTCTCCTTGCAGAAAGATTCTTATGTCTTTGCTTTAAGGGGAGATGGGGCGGTAGTTGTCATTGATCCTGCAAGTGATGAAATAGTTGACAAAATTTCAACAGAGGGTAAAGGAGGGACCCTTGGCTCTATTACACCCAATGGAGATTTACTTTTTGTGGCAAACAATGCCCCAGGTCAGAGGATGGTTTCTGTTATAGATACTAAAAAACTCCATCTTATTAAAAATCTTGAGACCGGCAATAGACCTAAACATCCGGTGGTTTCACCTAAAGGGGACTTAGTGGCAGTTAATCACTCAGGAATTGATGAGGGAAAGATTCGGATTGCCTTTATTTCAACCAAAGGTGTGGAACTAACAAAAATTGTAGAATTACCTGTTAACAATCTTGACCATAAAGGCGATTTCAGTATGCATGGTTCTTTTTCTCCCGATGGAAGCCTCTATGTCATCGGAAACTATGCAGATAATGAATTTTATCTTATTTCAACCAAGGACTTTAAGATAATAAGCTCAATTAAAGTTGAAGGAAATCCTCACTATTTTGATTTTAAGGAAAAGGAGCTCTGGGTAACCGTTGAATATGGAGAACCAAAAAACTCTGGGGCAAGGCCTTTGGTTTATATTTATAATATTTCGGATCCTTTTAAACCACATCTCAAGAACATCTTAAAGGTAGAAGTTGATTCATCTGAACTTGCTGAGCTTACCCGTATTGAGGGCCATCATGGAAATTTCACCAATAATGGAAAATGTTTTCTTGTTTGTAATAGAGGAGCTTCACCCTTTGAGGGGATAACTGTTGAGGTTTATGATGCTAAAAGCAAAAAATTGGTTAAAAGAATCCTTTCTAAGGTAAAGG
This window of the Caldimicrobium thiodismutans genome carries:
- a CDS encoding YncE family protein, with protein sequence MKKGVSRREVLKSAGLAASFLVFQKSFSLAKGVSLQKDSYVFALRGDGAVVVIDPASDEIVDKISTEGKGGTLGSITPNGDLLFVANNAPGQRMVSVIDTKKLHLIKNLETGNRPKHPVVSPKGDLVAVNHSGIDEGKIRIAFISTKGVELTKIVELPVNNLDHKGDFSMHGSFSPDGSLYVIGNYADNEFYLISTKDFKIISSIKVEGNPHYFDFKEKELWVTVEYGEPKNSGARPLVYIYNISDPFKPHLKNILKVEVDSSELAELTRIEGHHGNFTNNGKCFLVCNRGASPFEGITVEVYDAKSKKLVKRILSKVKGVGHAYISPDNRFAVITQYGDSKLEIISLKNFESIGIIDTGLGKHMGHVVFTKDGKKMYASNRVADSVFVIDTNRWEIIKRIITGDSGQAQGQVVKDFYGVFERIRNPYLG